One window from the genome of Nocardioides conyzicola encodes:
- a CDS encoding VOC family protein — MSEAANVKHWQTLSFRDADAMIAWLSAIGFTEHATYRDERDPSVVVHAEWLWPGGGGVMFGSERPDGVVKNIGGSAAYLVMDDPDAVFDRAVAAGATVVREMVDQDYGGRGGSVEDPEGNHWSFGSYQPS; from the coding sequence ATGAGCGAAGCAGCGAACGTCAAGCACTGGCAGACCCTGAGCTTCCGCGACGCCGACGCGATGATCGCGTGGTTGAGCGCGATCGGCTTCACCGAGCACGCGACGTACCGCGACGAGCGCGACCCGAGCGTGGTCGTGCACGCCGAGTGGCTGTGGCCGGGCGGCGGGGGAGTGATGTTCGGCAGCGAGCGGCCCGACGGCGTCGTCAAGAACATCGGCGGCTCCGCGGCGTACCTCGTGATGGACGACCCGGACGCCGTCTTCGACCGGGCCGTCGCCGCCGGCGCGACGGTCGTCCGGGAGATGGTCGACCAGGACTACGGCGGGCGCGGCGGGAGCGTGGAGGATCCCGAGGGCAACCACTGGTCGTTCGGGAGCTACCAGCCATCCTGA
- a CDS encoding helix-turn-helix domain-containing protein, whose protein sequence is MAPVAPALAPYVASLTAYDVDLGAPGVHRGLPSTTLTFVLPVGQPLDVGWRGVPGSRAARWSTLSGLHAHPAEIHHDGTQVGVQLALTTAGARALFGMPAAELAGEMLELADVAPSLRDLPERLAECSAAQRVRVVERALSAELARHGVAGPRAEVGQALARLTRGDAVQDVADDVGYSRRHLATLVRHECGLTPQEVRRLGRFERSRAVLGRMPLAEAAFRCGYADQSHLTREWVALAGCPPTTWLREEFPFLQDLDGPEASG, encoded by the coding sequence ATGGCACCGGTGGCGCCCGCGCTCGCGCCGTACGTCGCCTCGCTGACGGCGTACGACGTCGACCTGGGCGCGCCCGGGGTGCACCGGGGCCTGCCGTCGACGACGCTCACCTTCGTGCTGCCGGTGGGGCAGCCGCTCGACGTCGGGTGGCGGGGCGTGCCGGGCAGCAGGGCCGCACGGTGGTCGACGCTGTCGGGGCTGCACGCGCACCCGGCCGAGATCCATCATGACGGCACCCAGGTCGGGGTCCAGCTGGCGCTCACGACCGCGGGCGCCCGGGCGCTCTTCGGCATGCCGGCCGCCGAGCTGGCGGGCGAGATGCTCGAGCTCGCCGACGTCGCGCCGTCACTGCGCGACCTCCCCGAGCGGCTCGCCGAGTGCTCCGCCGCCCAGCGGGTGCGGGTGGTCGAGCGGGCGCTGTCGGCCGAGCTGGCGCGCCACGGGGTCGCGGGCCCGCGGGCCGAGGTCGGACAGGCGCTGGCCCGGCTGACGCGGGGCGACGCTGTCCAGGACGTCGCCGACGACGTCGGCTACTCGCGACGCCACCTGGCCACGCTGGTGCGCCACGAGTGCGGGCTGACGCCGCAGGAGGTACGCCGGCTGGGCCGGTTCGAGCGCTCGCGGGCCGTGCTGGGACGGATGCCGCTGGCCGAGGCGGCCTTCCGGTGCGGGTACGCCGACCAGTCGCACCTGACCCGGGAGTGGGTGGCGCTCGCGGGGTGCCCGCCGACGACGTGGCTGCGCGAGGAGTTCCCCTTCCTTCAAGACCTGGACGGCCCCGAGGCGTCAGGGTGA
- a CDS encoding STAS domain-containing protein, protein MTTIDDQPLLGITDELVGETRVVRCAGEIDISTVPRLRDRVATLQIDGPPHLVVDLTAVTFIDSLGLGALIGIHKRARVLRGSLVIVPGDAARRLFTATALDRVFDLRATLDDAL, encoded by the coding sequence GTGACCACGATCGACGACCAGCCGCTGCTGGGCATCACGGACGAGCTCGTCGGCGAGACGCGCGTCGTGCGCTGCGCCGGCGAGATCGACATCTCCACCGTCCCCCGCCTGCGCGACCGGGTCGCCACGCTCCAGATCGACGGGCCGCCCCACCTCGTGGTCGACCTGACCGCCGTCACCTTCATCGACTCGCTCGGCCTCGGCGCCCTGATCGGGATCCACAAGCGGGCGCGGGTGCTGCGGGGCTCGCTCGTGATCGTGCCCGGCGACGCGGCCCGGCGGCTCTTCACCGCGACCGCCCTCGACCGGGTCTTCGACCTCCGCGCGACGCTGGACGACGCGCTCTAG
- a CDS encoding pseudouridine synthase: protein MNDIHSSGLEIDDDGLIRLQKLLAMSNVASRRKCEELMLEGLVEVDGEVVTRLGTKVDPRTAVIRVNGKRLPPVSEKVYLAVNKPRGVVSTMSDPEGRRTLQDLVADRPERLFHVGRLDTDTAGLIILTNDGDFAQRLAHPSYEVDKTYVAEVEGEIYRRTLKQLVEGVTLDDGPVTVSNARIIEAGKSKSIVELVIHEGRNRIVRRLMEHIGYPVRRLTRTQIGPVVLRGLLSGEMRDLTLDELGELLDNTQL, encoded by the coding sequence ATGAACGACATCCACAGCTCCGGCCTCGAGATCGACGACGACGGGCTGATCCGGCTCCAGAAGCTGCTCGCCATGTCCAACGTCGCCTCGCGCCGCAAGTGCGAGGAGCTGATGCTGGAGGGGCTGGTCGAGGTCGACGGCGAGGTCGTCACCCGGCTCGGCACCAAGGTGGACCCGCGGACGGCGGTCATCCGGGTCAACGGCAAGCGGCTGCCCCCGGTCTCGGAGAAGGTCTACCTGGCCGTCAACAAGCCGCGCGGCGTGGTGTCCACGATGTCGGACCCCGAGGGGCGGCGTACGTTGCAGGACCTGGTCGCCGACCGGCCCGAGCGGCTCTTCCACGTGGGCCGGCTCGACACGGACACCGCGGGCCTGATCATCCTCACCAACGACGGCGACTTCGCGCAGCGGCTGGCGCACCCGTCGTACGAGGTGGACAAGACCTACGTCGCCGAGGTCGAGGGCGAGATCTACCGCCGTACGCTCAAGCAGCTGGTCGAGGGCGTGACGCTCGACGACGGACCGGTGACGGTCAGCAACGCCCGGATCATCGAGGCCGGCAAGTCGAAGTCGATCGTCGAGCTCGTCATCCACGAGGGGCGCAACCGGATCGTGCGGCGGCTGATGGAGCACATCGGCTACCCGGTACGCCGCCTCACCCGCACCCAGATCGGGCCGGTCGTGCTCAGGGGCCTGCTGTCGGGGGAGATGCGGGACCTCACCCTGGACGAGCTCGGCGAGCTGCTCGACAACACGCAGCTCTAG
- the scpB gene encoding SMC-Scp complex subunit ScpB: MSETEVETATDEQTEERLAVPLTALRPALEALLMLADEPMETMALATAVGYPTDEVTAALRALAQEYDEQGRGFDLRDVGGGWRYYTREEYAAVVEGYVLDGQQARLTQAALETLAVVAYKQPVSRARVSAIRGVSVDGVMRTLLTRGLVEEAGQDHETQAHLYRTTTYFLERIGIQSLDDLPELAPYLPDMADLEDELAEMVAPAPTASESTPEPDHPHPSPHSGDGTEPDGGTEPT; encoded by the coding sequence ATGAGTGAGACCGAGGTCGAGACGGCCACGGACGAGCAGACCGAGGAACGGCTCGCCGTACCCCTGACCGCGCTGCGGCCCGCCCTCGAGGCGCTGCTGATGCTGGCGGACGAGCCGATGGAGACGATGGCGCTCGCCACCGCGGTGGGCTACCCGACCGACGAGGTCACCGCGGCGCTCCGGGCCCTCGCCCAGGAGTACGACGAGCAGGGGCGCGGCTTCGACCTGCGCGACGTCGGCGGCGGCTGGCGCTACTACACGCGCGAGGAGTACGCCGCGGTCGTGGAGGGCTACGTCCTCGACGGCCAGCAGGCGCGGCTCACCCAGGCGGCGCTCGAGACGCTGGCGGTGGTGGCCTACAAGCAGCCGGTCTCCCGCGCGCGGGTCTCGGCGATCCGTGGGGTCAGCGTCGACGGCGTGATGCGCACGCTGCTCACCCGCGGCCTGGTCGAGGAGGCGGGGCAGGACCACGAGACCCAGGCGCACCTCTACCGGACCACCACCTACTTCCTGGAGCGGATCGGCATCCAGTCGCTCGACGACCTGCCCGAGCTCGCGCCGTACCTGCCCGACATGGCGGACCTCGAGGACGAGCTGGCGGAGATGGTCGCCCCGGCCCCGACGGCCAGCGAGTCCACCCCCGAGCCCGACCACCCGCACCCGTCGCCGCACAGCGGCGACGGCACCGAACCCGACGGCGGCACCGAACCGACATGA
- a CDS encoding segregation and condensation protein A codes for MTAPVVDPAAGDTPAFALHLDNFEGPFDLLLSLISKHKLDITEVALSRVTDEFIAHIKVGGAVWDLEQTTSFLLVASTLLDLKAARLLPSGDVEDEEDLALLEARDLLFARLMQYRAFKQVASVLEVRLAGESKRHPRSVGLEERYAGLLPEVLIGIGLEQFAQLAAKALEPKPVLELSLHHIHAAKVSVREQAGLVVDRLRRNGAMTFRALCGDSPDRLTTVARFLSLLELFREGAVAFEQLTPLGELTVRWTGDDDADVDELITDEFDGAPPEAAAPQTENTEEAQEAPQGDDGDE; via the coding sequence ATGACGGCCCCGGTCGTCGACCCGGCGGCGGGGGACACCCCGGCCTTCGCCCTGCACCTCGACAACTTCGAGGGCCCGTTCGACCTGCTGCTCAGCCTGATCTCCAAGCACAAGCTCGACATCACCGAGGTCGCGCTCTCGCGGGTCACCGACGAGTTCATCGCGCACATCAAGGTGGGCGGGGCGGTCTGGGACCTCGAGCAGACGACGTCGTTCCTGCTCGTCGCCTCGACCCTCCTCGACCTCAAGGCAGCGCGCTTGCTGCCCTCCGGCGACGTCGAGGACGAGGAGGACCTGGCGCTCCTCGAGGCGCGCGACCTGCTCTTCGCGCGCCTGATGCAGTACCGCGCCTTCAAGCAGGTGGCGTCGGTGCTCGAGGTGCGGCTCGCGGGCGAGTCCAAGCGGCACCCGCGCTCGGTCGGCCTGGAGGAGCGGTACGCCGGGCTGCTGCCGGAGGTGCTGATCGGCATCGGCCTGGAGCAGTTTGCGCAGCTCGCCGCCAAGGCGCTGGAGCCCAAGCCCGTCCTCGAGCTGTCCCTGCACCACATCCACGCCGCCAAGGTCAGCGTGCGCGAGCAGGCCGGCCTGGTGGTCGACCGGCTGCGACGCAACGGCGCCATGACGTTCCGGGCCCTCTGCGGCGACTCGCCGGACCGCCTCACCACCGTGGCGCGGTTCCTCTCGCTGCTCGAGCTCTTCCGTGAGGGCGCGGTCGCGTTCGAGCAGCTCACGCCACTCGGCGAGCTCACCGTACGGTGGACCGGGGACGACGACGCGGACGTCGACGAGCTGATCACCGACGAGTTCGACGGGGCGCCACCCGAGGCGGCCGCCCCGCAGACCGAGAACACCGAAGAAGCCCAGGAAGCACCGCAGGGAGATGACGGCGATGAGTGA
- a CDS encoding ParA family protein → MPVSDPLPFEPPARASKAQPTDQPKLGATGRPMPFLPEPRPVTSHGNARVVSMCNQKGGVGKTTTTINLGASLAEYGRKVLLVDFDPQGSLSVGLGLNPHEMELSIYNLLMERDVTLDDVVVSTGVEGMDLLPSNIDLSAAEVQLVNEVAREQTLQRVLAPALEKYDVILIDCQPSLGLLTVNALTASDGVIVPLECEYFALRGVALLKTTIDKVRERLNPKLEIYGVLGTMYDGRTLHSREVMERLVQAWGDTVFHTVIRRTVKFSDATVAGEPITAYASTSAGADSYRQLAKEVLARWPDE, encoded by the coding sequence CTGCCCGTGTCCGACCCCTTGCCCTTCGAGCCTCCGGCGCGCGCCTCGAAGGCCCAGCCGACGGATCAGCCCAAGCTCGGCGCGACCGGCCGCCCGATGCCCTTCCTGCCTGAGCCGCGACCGGTCACGAGCCACGGCAACGCGCGCGTCGTCTCGATGTGCAACCAGAAGGGCGGCGTCGGCAAGACCACCACGACGATCAACCTCGGGGCCTCGCTGGCCGAGTACGGCCGCAAGGTGCTGCTCGTCGACTTCGACCCGCAGGGCTCGCTGTCCGTCGGGCTGGGGCTCAACCCCCACGAGATGGAGCTGTCCATCTACAACCTGCTGATGGAGCGCGACGTCACCCTGGACGACGTCGTCGTCTCGACCGGCGTCGAGGGCATGGACCTGCTGCCCTCCAACATCGACCTCTCGGCCGCCGAGGTGCAGCTGGTCAACGAGGTCGCCCGCGAGCAGACCCTGCAGCGGGTGCTCGCGCCGGCCCTGGAGAAGTACGACGTCATCCTCATCGACTGCCAGCCCTCGCTCGGCCTGCTCACCGTCAACGCCCTCACGGCGTCCGACGGCGTGATCGTCCCGCTCGAGTGCGAGTACTTCGCGCTGCGCGGGGTCGCGCTGCTCAAGACGACCATCGACAAGGTGCGCGAGCGGCTCAACCCCAAGCTCGAGATCTACGGCGTGCTCGGCACGATGTACGACGGCCGCACGCTGCACAGCCGCGAGGTGATGGAGCGCCTGGTCCAGGCCTGGGGCGACACCGTCTTCCACACGGTCATCCGCCGCACGGTGAAGTTCTCCGACGCGACGGTCGCGGGCGAGCCGATCACGGCGTACGCCTCGACCTCCGCCGGTGCTGACTCCTACCGTCAGCTGGCCAAGGAGGTGCTGGCTCGTTGGCCCGACGAGTGA
- a CDS encoding GNAT family N-acetyltransferase: MADVQTSHNPAEHRYEAHLDGELAGFAEYQLTDKLIIFTHTEVDSAFEGKGVGSALARFALDDVRATGTREVLPLCPFIKGWIGKHPEYADLVHVARTSTATD, encoded by the coding sequence ATGGCCGACGTGCAGACCTCCCACAACCCCGCCGAGCACCGCTACGAGGCCCACCTCGACGGCGAGCTCGCGGGCTTCGCGGAGTACCAGCTGACCGACAAGCTGATCATCTTCACCCACACCGAGGTCGACTCGGCCTTCGAGGGCAAGGGCGTCGGCTCGGCCCTCGCGCGGTTCGCGCTGGACGACGTACGCGCGACCGGGACCCGTGAGGTGCTGCCGCTGTGCCCCTTCATCAAGGGCTGGATCGGCAAGCACCCCGAGTACGCCGACCTGGTGCACGTCGCCCGGACGAGCACCGCCACGGACTGA
- a CDS encoding matrixin family metalloprotease, whose amino-acid sequence MLISRAGRRPLTIVLAVVLVATQLAAWPRSVDAHDGVRLRTTAPIVVTAPKKVTVGGRIAFVGDVVVKRKKPRPVAVAERSGGRWRVVGRATSKANGTFTVRVAAGTATGSRVFRAQAAAAHGLAAVRTGAVRVTVTKKPVSTGTEIPGTDEYDAAEALPASYDAVGPKGDWSYLFVDQHGDEQSVRWDPCPVIRWRYNAAGQEYAARADVTRAIAKISGVTGLKFKYVGSTGFRYVGQADPDFPHNADLFVSWASEKQYGQLAGGVVGTGGGLATSAGAGALDVDWRMDVGYLTLDSGAPQIARGFDGSGWGQIMMHEVLHALGLGHAQTSQQLMAPVADDDNYQFGAGDITGMHRIGLRSTDSC is encoded by the coding sequence GTGCTCATCTCTCGCGCTGGCCGGCGACCGCTGACCATCGTCCTGGCGGTCGTGCTCGTCGCCACGCAGCTCGCCGCCTGGCCGCGGAGCGTCGACGCGCACGACGGCGTACGCCTGCGCACGACGGCACCGATTGTGGTCACGGCGCCGAAGAAGGTGACGGTCGGCGGGCGGATCGCCTTCGTCGGAGACGTGGTGGTGAAGCGCAAGAAGCCACGACCGGTCGCGGTGGCCGAGCGGTCCGGCGGCAGGTGGCGGGTCGTCGGCAGGGCCACGTCGAAGGCCAACGGCACCTTCACCGTGCGCGTCGCGGCCGGCACGGCGACCGGCAGCAGGGTCTTCCGCGCCCAGGCCGCGGCCGCCCACGGGCTGGCCGCGGTGAGGACCGGCGCCGTCCGGGTCACGGTCACCAAGAAGCCCGTGAGCACCGGGACGGAGATCCCGGGCACCGACGAGTACGACGCGGCCGAGGCGCTGCCGGCGTCGTACGACGCGGTCGGGCCGAAGGGCGACTGGAGCTACCTCTTCGTGGACCAGCACGGCGACGAGCAGAGCGTCCGCTGGGACCCGTGCCCGGTGATCAGGTGGCGCTACAACGCCGCAGGGCAGGAGTACGCCGCTCGCGCGGACGTCACCCGGGCGATCGCGAAGATATCCGGGGTCACCGGCCTGAAGTTCAAGTACGTCGGCTCCACCGGCTTCCGGTACGTCGGCCAGGCGGACCCGGACTTCCCGCACAACGCCGACCTCTTCGTGTCCTGGGCGAGCGAGAAGCAGTACGGCCAGCTGGCCGGCGGCGTCGTCGGCACCGGCGGCGGCCTCGCCACCTCTGCCGGTGCCGGTGCGCTCGACGTCGACTGGCGGATGGACGTGGGCTACCTGACCCTCGACAGCGGCGCCCCGCAGATCGCGCGCGGCTTCGACGGCTCCGGCTGGGGGCAGATCATGATGCACGAGGTGCTGCACGCCCTGGGCCTGGGTCACGCGCAGACCAGTCAGCAGCTGATGGCGCCCGTCGCGGACGACGACAACTACCAGTTCGGCGCGGGCGACATCACCGGCATGCACCGGATCGGGCTCCGCTCGACCGACAGCTGCTAG
- a CDS encoding glycosyl hydrolase: MQRWGAVRLALIGLLAGGSIVSGATLVAARPHHPAQATLAVRIGPTTVPVGEPATLTSRLRPAKKGVRLVVQRRVSGHWVTQARPTTDAQGRASYRVRTSAAGVQKLRVLRTSSHRTLRATSRVVTLKVTATSACIPRTPLVDPAADRAARCLAARLDRWQSAGAMGIGQQLNVSNAQYAAPLDKLGRRSVGVVGLDLKELVDSEGYAFPVRPLDYLSGLAQQGAVLSVSWHPDNPGTAARYDDRSWTDLESLVAPSDSAAKTRFWADFDAGMQLFSELQDDGVAVVFRPLHEANGDWFWWGRPHATTYRQLWTAMQDRAAGLGVHNVLWAYSFNADTGTNTSAPVGLLPTMVDLAGMDSYSRVGDALSTAGYAAVAAKVSRMAFTEVGPYQTSDATWDPAVVTRAARGLTHPPLWSMFWVDDGTGIKQLSSLKRAPAWMDSCKGGFCTVGP, from the coding sequence GTGCAACGGTGGGGGGCCGTGCGGCTCGCTCTCATCGGGTTGCTCGCGGGGGGATCGATCGTGTCCGGGGCGACCCTGGTCGCTGCGCGCCCGCACCACCCCGCGCAGGCGACGCTCGCCGTACGCATCGGCCCCACGACCGTCCCGGTCGGCGAACCCGCGACGCTCACGTCCCGGCTCCGACCCGCCAAGAAGGGGGTCCGCCTTGTCGTCCAGCGTCGCGTCTCCGGCCACTGGGTCACCCAGGCCCGCCCGACCACCGATGCCCAGGGGCGCGCGTCGTACCGCGTCCGGACCTCGGCCGCCGGCGTCCAGAAGCTGCGCGTGCTGCGCACCTCGTCGCACCGCACCCTCCGCGCCACCTCACGCGTGGTCACGCTCAAGGTGACCGCGACGTCCGCGTGCATCCCGCGCACGCCGCTCGTCGACCCGGCGGCGGACCGCGCCGCGCGCTGCCTCGCCGCGCGGCTCGACCGCTGGCAGAGCGCCGGCGCCATGGGGATCGGCCAGCAGCTCAACGTCTCCAACGCCCAGTACGCCGCCCCGCTCGACAAGCTGGGCAGGCGGTCGGTCGGCGTCGTGGGCCTCGACCTCAAGGAGCTCGTCGACAGCGAGGGCTACGCCTTCCCCGTCCGGCCGCTCGACTACCTCTCCGGGCTCGCCCAGCAGGGTGCCGTGCTGAGCGTCTCGTGGCACCCGGACAACCCGGGGACGGCGGCCCGGTACGACGACCGCAGCTGGACCGACCTGGAGAGCCTGGTCGCACCGAGCGACAGCGCCGCCAAGACCAGGTTCTGGGCCGACTTCGACGCCGGGATGCAGCTGTTCAGCGAGCTGCAGGACGACGGCGTCGCGGTCGTCTTCCGACCGCTGCACGAGGCGAACGGCGACTGGTTCTGGTGGGGCCGACCCCACGCCACGACCTACCGCCAGCTCTGGACCGCGATGCAGGACCGCGCCGCCGGCCTGGGCGTCCACAACGTGCTGTGGGCCTACAGCTTCAACGCCGACACGGGGACCAACACCAGCGCGCCCGTCGGCCTGCTGCCCACGATGGTCGACCTCGCCGGGATGGACAGCTACAGTCGGGTCGGCGATGCGCTGTCGACCGCCGGGTACGCCGCGGTCGCCGCCAAGGTCAGCCGGATGGCGTTCACCGAGGTGGGGCCCTACCAGACCTCCGACGCCACCTGGGACCCCGCGGTCGTGACCCGCGCAGCCCGGGGTCTGACGCATCCCCCGCTGTGGTCGATGTTCTGGGTCGACGACGGCACCGGTATCAAGCAGCTGTCGTCGCTGAAGCGCGCCCCGGCCTGGATGGACTCCTGCAAGGGCGGCTTCTGCACCGTCGGTCCCTGA
- a CDS encoding glycerophosphodiester phosphodiesterase gives MTSRIMLGALGAALTVPLLTIAPVQAHDPHHHGHAHRTVPQVFGHRGASGYRPEHTLASYRLAIQLGADYVEPDLVSTKDGVLVARHENEISGTTDVAAHPEFAARRTTKVIDGRPVTGWFTEDFTLAELKTLRAKERLPQVRPENTAYDGKFEIPTFAEVLRLVQREERRTGRTIGVAPETKHPSYFDSIGLSLEEPMLRTLDRFGLDSSKDKVVIQSFEIGNLRQLDRMTKLPIEQLVDAAGGPFDRPGTTYAAMVTPQGLRSISRYADWVGPNKDLVLPRDPATGATGAPSHLVDDAHRVGLKVVVFTLRNENQFMATNFRVGTDPNADGDIHAEITAFLDAGVDGLFADYPDAAVAARDDWLG, from the coding sequence ATGACTTCTCGGATCATGCTCGGCGCGCTCGGCGCCGCCCTCACCGTCCCGCTCCTCACGATCGCGCCCGTCCAGGCGCACGATCCCCACCACCACGGCCACGCGCACCGGACCGTTCCGCAGGTCTTCGGCCACCGCGGCGCGTCCGGCTACCGGCCGGAGCACACCCTGGCGTCGTACCGGCTCGCGATCCAGCTGGGCGCCGACTACGTCGAGCCCGACCTGGTGTCGACCAAGGACGGCGTGCTCGTCGCCCGCCACGAGAACGAGATCAGCGGCACCACCGACGTCGCCGCCCACCCCGAGTTCGCGGCCCGCAGGACCACCAAGGTCATCGACGGCCGACCCGTGACCGGCTGGTTCACCGAGGACTTCACCCTCGCCGAGCTCAAGACGCTGCGAGCCAAGGAGCGGCTGCCGCAGGTCCGGCCCGAGAACACGGCGTACGACGGGAAGTTCGAGATCCCGACCTTCGCCGAGGTGCTCCGGCTCGTGCAGCGCGAGGAGCGACGCACCGGCCGCACCATCGGCGTCGCCCCCGAGACCAAGCACCCGTCGTACTTCGACTCCATCGGGCTCTCGCTCGAGGAGCCGATGCTGCGCACCCTGGACCGCTTCGGGCTGGACTCGTCGAAGGACAAGGTCGTCATCCAGTCCTTCGAGATCGGTAACCTGCGCCAGCTCGACCGGATGACGAAGCTCCCGATCGAGCAGCTCGTCGACGCCGCCGGCGGTCCCTTCGACCGGCCGGGCACGACGTACGCCGCCATGGTGACGCCGCAGGGCCTGCGCTCGATCTCGCGGTACGCCGACTGGGTCGGTCCCAACAAGGACCTCGTGCTCCCCCGCGACCCGGCGACCGGTGCCACCGGCGCGCCCAGCCACCTGGTCGACGACGCCCACCGCGTGGGCCTGAAGGTCGTGGTGTTCACGCTCCGCAACGAGAACCAGTTCATGGCCACCAACTTCCGCGTCGGCACCGACCCGAACGCCGACGGCGACATCCACGCCGAGATCACGGCCTTCCTGGACGCCGGCGTCGACGGCCTGTTCGCGGACTACCCGGACGCCGCCGTCGCGGCCCGCGACGACTGGCTCGGCTGA